Proteins from a genomic interval of Lolium perenne isolate Kyuss_39 chromosome 1, Kyuss_2.0, whole genome shotgun sequence:
- the LOC127301216 gene encoding thioredoxin-like protein YLS8 isoform X2, whose amino-acid sequence MSYLLPHLHSGWAVDQAILAEEERLVIIRFGHDWDETCMQMDEVLAGVAETVKNFAVIYLVDITEIPDFNTMYELYDPSTVMFFFRNKHIMIDLGTGNNNKINWAMKDKQEFVDIVETVYRGARKGRGLVIAPKDYSTKYRY is encoded by the exons ATGTCGTACCTGCTGCCGCACCTTCACTCCGGGTGGGCGGTGGACCAGGCCATCCTCGCCGAGGAGGAGCGGCTCGTCATCATCCGCTTCGGCCACGACTGGGACGAGACCTGCATGCAG ATGGATGAGGTGCTTGCAGGGGTGGCAGAGACCGTAAAAAATTTCGCGGTAATCTACCTTGTTGACATCACTGAGATCCCTGACTTCAACACCATGTACGAGTTGTATGACCCGTCGACAGTGATGTTCTTCTTCCGGAACAAGCACATCATGATCGATCTCGGGACAGGAAACAACAACAAGATCAACTGGGCCATGAAAGACAAGCAAGAGTTCGTTGACATCGTGGAGACAGTGTACAGGGGAGCTCGGAAGGGCCGTGGTCTGGTGATTGCTCCCAAGGACTACTCCACCAAGTACCGTTACTAA
- the LOC127301216 gene encoding uncharacterized protein isoform X1 has translation MHIKIWPCNAGSIGSTCVCTFYDFIWCSRRFRLNPTLSHNLLQTQQTAARYPFSFPAPPCLLTDHWVSCRRGGDVVPAATPALRVGSGPGHARQGGAARHHPASATVGTETCMQMDEVLAGVAETVKNFAVIYLVDITEIPDFNTMYELYDPSTVMFFFRNKHIMIDLGTGNNNKINWAMKDKQEFVDIVETVYRGARKGRGLVIAPKDYSTKYRY, from the exons ATGCATATCAAAATCTGGCCGTGTAATGCGGGCAGCATCGGCAGCACCTGCGTCTGTACTTTCTATGACTTTATATGGTGTTCGAGGCGGTTCCGATTGAATCCCACGCTGTCCCACAATTTACTGCAAACACAGCAGACTGCTGCTCGCTACCCTTTCTCATTTCCAGCCCCCCCATGTCTTCTCACGGATCACTGGGTGAGTTGCCGGCGAGGCGGCGATGTCGTACCTGCTGCCACACCTGCACTCCGGGTGGGCAGTGGACCAGGCCATGCTCGCCAAGGAGGAGCGGCTCGTCATCATCCCGCTTCGGCCACGGTTGGGACCGAGACCTGCATGCAG ATGGATGAGGTGCTTGCAGGGGTGGCAGAGACCGTAAAAAATTTCGCGGTAATCTACCTTGTTGACATCACTGAGATCCCTGACTTCAACACCATGTACGAGTTGTATGACCCGTCGACAGTGATGTTCTTCTTCCGGAACAAGCACATCATGATCGATCTCGGGACAGGAAACAACAACAAGATCAACTGGGCCATGAAAGACAAGCAAGAGTTCGTTGACATCGTGGAGACAGTGTACAGGGGAGCTCGGAAGGGCCGTGGTCTGGTGATTGCTCCCAAGGACTACTCCACCAAGTACCGTTACTAA
- the LOC127333095 gene encoding uncharacterized protein — MHRPGVTVPESSGSRPGYRTDRFEDVYPTRFLFLQPAVPRSPFPYLDPAVPETWQLCSQLNKRLAIGPPPGFSGVRQPPQKRYQAQPPQRPYQAQPPQRPYQAAQLQPPQRQYGAAPQQRQFEAAPVQSQPPQMQYQAQPPQKQYQAQPQHRQHRPTLEQPPQNQYQAPPSQMLYLPAPPPPQARPPPPQMQYQPAPAQAQPPLQRPRQNFPAPAAPTAHRAPAGTLPPVNTSSKPRFHPRAAAKPASAFKKPTVACDVCDVRCMTAFHLKQHEKGRKHQNKVGYAAGEMDVRCGVCDVPLLTKLNVKQHYAGKKHLLRASRSTANGAKGKRAT, encoded by the coding sequence ATGCATCGTCCCGGGGTCACCGTCCCCGAATCGTCCGGTTCGCGTCCCGGCTATCGAACCGATCGTTTTGAAGATGTATACCCAACTCGTTTCCTGTTTTTGCAACCCGCCGTTCCCCGTTCCCCGTTTCCGTACCTCGACCCCGCCGTCCCGGAAACTTGGCAACTATGTTCCCAACTGAACAAGAGGCTGGCAATCGGACCGCCTCCAGGTTTCTCCGGCGTTCGCCAGCCGCCACAGAAGAGGTACCAGGCGCAGCCACCACAGAGGCCGTACCAGGCACAACCACCACAGAGGCCGTACCAGGCGGCGCAGTTGCAGCCACCGCAGAGGCAATACGGGGCGGCGCCACAGCAGAGGCAGTTCGAGGCGGCGCCGGTGCAGTCGCAGCCACCGCAGATGCAGTACCAGGCGCAGCCACCGCAGAAGCAGTACCAGGCGCAGCCACAGCACAGGCAGCACCGACCGACGCTGGAGCAGCCACCGCAGAATCAGTACCAGGCGCCTCCGTCGCAGATGCTGTACctaccggcgccgccgccgccgcaagcCCGACCACCGCCACCGCAGATGCAGTACCAGCCGGCGCCGGCGCAAGCGCAGCCACCGTTGCAGAGGCCCCGGCAGAACTTCCCCGCACCGGCAGCACCAACCGCTCACCGCGCCCCGGCCGGGACACTGCCGCCGGTGAACACCAGCAGCAAGCCCCGGTTCCACCCGAGGGCCGCGGCCAAGCCGGCATCCGCGTTCAAGAAGCCCACCGTCGCCTGCGACGTCTGCGACGTGCGGTGCATGACGGCGTTCCACCTCAAGCAGCACGAGAAGGGGAGGAAGCACCAGAACAAGGTGGGCTACGCCGCCGGGGAGATGGACGTGCGCTGCGGCGTGTGCGACGTGCCCCTCCTCACCAAGCTCAACGTGAAGCAGCACTACGCCGGCAAGAAGCACCTCCTGCGGGCCTCCCGCTCCACTGCCAATGGCGCCAAGGGCAAGCGAGCTACCTGA